One segment of Streptomyces sp. NA02950 DNA contains the following:
- the eccB gene encoding type VII secretion protein EccB gives MQNKRDQVQAHLFVMGRLGSAMLRSDPDAPESPLGRTNRGAAIGVIIAILVCAGAFVFGLIKPGGKDSWRTPGSLVVNKETGARYLYLDGRLRPVRNYTSARLIAKGDLKATTVITSSLAGTPHGSPVGIPGAPEELPGTADLDDGPWLVCSATRPKAAGDIAVSTTLGIGVRNSGDGTQGRKLGGGEGLLVASPDGTTYLLWQGSRLRLDTTAGAAKALGYGAVTPRPVSAAFVDAFPQGPDLAPPQVADRGEEGPVLDGRPTRIGQLFRVDVPGSAAQYHLLTREGLVPLTATGAALVLGDAKTRQAYGGAAPAPRNLGAGALTGHLAPRSTAGTGAGRQLPVTPPKAADVGAGSVACANVGSTGGSTRVSTSVLLAGDLPEAVQAPPPEVESACLGVDAIAVRPGRGALVRALSASGSALGDTTFLVTDQGVKYRLMSQEAVKTLGFEGVKERRLPAQLLAMLPTGPDLTPEAASSGEGRVTLRCKNANRANETKRPSGASSG, from the coding sequence ATGCAGAACAAGCGGGACCAGGTGCAGGCGCACCTGTTCGTCATGGGCAGGCTGGGCTCGGCCATGCTGCGCAGCGACCCCGACGCCCCCGAGAGTCCCCTGGGCAGGACCAACCGCGGTGCCGCGATAGGCGTGATCATCGCCATACTGGTGTGCGCCGGGGCCTTCGTCTTCGGACTCATCAAACCCGGAGGCAAGGACTCCTGGCGTACTCCCGGCAGCCTGGTCGTCAACAAGGAGACCGGCGCACGCTACCTCTATCTCGACGGCAGGCTGCGCCCCGTACGCAACTACACCTCGGCCCGGCTGATAGCGAAAGGCGACCTCAAGGCCACCACGGTGATCACCTCTTCCCTCGCCGGGACCCCGCACGGCTCGCCGGTCGGCATCCCGGGCGCGCCCGAGGAACTGCCGGGCACCGCGGACCTGGACGACGGGCCCTGGCTGGTGTGTTCGGCCACCCGGCCCAAGGCGGCCGGTGACATCGCCGTGTCCACGACGCTGGGAATCGGCGTGCGGAACAGCGGGGACGGTACCCAGGGGCGCAAGCTGGGTGGTGGCGAGGGACTGCTGGTCGCGAGCCCCGACGGCACCACCTACCTGCTGTGGCAGGGCAGCAGGCTGCGCCTGGACACCACGGCAGGCGCCGCGAAAGCCCTGGGATACGGGGCCGTCACGCCACGGCCGGTCTCGGCGGCGTTCGTCGACGCCTTCCCGCAGGGCCCCGACCTCGCGCCTCCCCAGGTCGCGGACCGGGGCGAGGAGGGGCCCGTCCTGGACGGCCGGCCCACCAGGATCGGGCAGCTCTTCCGCGTGGACGTCCCCGGCTCCGCCGCTCAGTATCACCTGCTCACCCGGGAAGGGCTCGTGCCGCTCACGGCGACCGGAGCGGCTCTCGTCCTCGGCGACGCCAAGACCCGCCAGGCCTACGGCGGAGCAGCCCCCGCCCCGCGAAACCTCGGAGCCGGCGCGTTGACCGGGCATCTCGCTCCGCGCTCCACTGCCGGGACGGGCGCCGGGCGGCAGTTGCCCGTCACACCGCCGAAGGCGGCCGACGTCGGGGCCGGTTCCGTCGCGTGCGCCAACGTCGGTTCCACCGGCGGCAGTACACGGGTGAGTACCTCCGTACTGCTCGCCGGAGACCTGCCCGAGGCCGTGCAGGCTCCGCCCCCGGAGGTCGAGTCGGCCTGCCTCGGGGTCGACGCCATCGCGGTGCGGCCCGGCAGGGGCGCCCTGGTGCGGGCGCTGAGCGCCAGCGGCAGCGCGCTGGGTGACACCACGTTCCTGGTGACGGACCAGGGGGTGAAATACCGGCTGATGTCCCAGGAGGCCGTGAAAACACTGGGGTTCGAAGGTGTGAAGGAACGGAGGCTGCCGGCCCAGCTGCTGGCGATGCTGCCGACGGGCCCGGACCTCACCCCCGAGGCCGCGTCCTCCGGCGAGGGCCGGGTGACGCTGCGATGCAAGAACGCCAACCGTGCAAACGAGACAAAGCGCCCATCGGGCGCATCGTCCGGATAA
- a CDS encoding WXG100 family type VII secretion target, which yields MDLSDGFIYVDYNHAENAAEDMVSQSQAIMSIIENMEMELTHLKSTWIGDDRDVYTNVQANWNQAIDNIKMLLASHSALLTDISGNYRFTENSLAQRWGDIKIGSR from the coding sequence ATGGATTTGAGCGACGGCTTCATCTACGTCGACTACAACCATGCCGAAAACGCGGCGGAAGACATGGTCTCCCAGTCGCAGGCGATCATGAGCATCATCGAGAACATGGAGATGGAGCTCACCCACCTCAAGAGCACCTGGATCGGTGACGACCGGGACGTGTACACCAACGTGCAGGCGAACTGGAACCAGGCCATCGACAACATCAAGATGCTGCTCGCCAGCCACTCCGCACTGCTCACGGACATCTCCGGTAACTACCGGTTCACCGAGAACAGCCTGGCGCAAAGGTGGGGGGACATCAAGATCGGAAGCCGCTGA
- a CDS encoding type VII secretion system-associated protein: MADKTVLNTEWLKQFIHGDFDDFRTALRKMLHDDPSGRSLEFIADGDLSPSALVAAKPLAIGYMATAPKASDAGSGDASQSGTTQPSMLTYGGTTIPQTGGGKLNRDIQRAASEIYQLLTEHNTLFNDVEQALLETIDKMKDTQTKNLDKVSTDTFMDIFEDVDRDLTSAGSGGTATGTDDDGGNDSGSDTGS, encoded by the coding sequence ATGGCCGACAAAACGGTTCTTAACACCGAATGGCTGAAGCAGTTCATCCATGGCGACTTCGATGATTTCCGTACCGCGCTGCGCAAGATGCTGCACGACGATCCCAGCGGCCGCTCGCTGGAGTTCATCGCTGACGGAGATCTATCACCCTCCGCGCTCGTGGCCGCAAAGCCGCTCGCGATCGGCTACATGGCCACCGCGCCCAAGGCCTCCGACGCCGGCTCGGGCGATGCCTCGCAAAGCGGAACGACCCAGCCGTCGATGCTTACCTACGGTGGTACGACAATCCCCCAGACGGGTGGCGGCAAACTGAACAGGGACATCCAGAGGGCGGCGTCTGAGATTTACCAACTTCTCACGGAGCACAACACGCTCTTCAATGACGTCGAGCAGGCCTTGTTGGAAACCATCGACAAGATGAAGGACACGCAGACCAAAAATCTGGACAAGGTCTCGACCGACACGTTCATGGATATATTCGAGGACGTCGACAGGGACCTGACTTCTGCCGGTAGCGGTGGCACCGCTACCGGCACTGACGATGATGGCGGCAACGACTCGGGTTCCGATACCGGATCATAA
- a CDS encoding AAWKG family protein (Members of this family are unrelated to eukaryotic Tcp10, although some members contain a repetitive region similar to a C-terminal repeat region of Tcp10.), with the protein MATNNDDNWKHAVDMLTGYVLPEQETVITALTGNEGIPLMHVRLERIQNSKAYPEFISLGGWRKSNTDFVFPYFRHDEDGQRDVSVNQDWVSHYIANITFLGRSGGADSIPSGSDSYLLEQHTSGVLQKEGMWNHPGEGGTYVSYDTTALERYVNGSYWALHKLVFPEYSTQGYEDRGIAVPDDGYVDLRSFTEVAMAFDRAAKFMVEAADAMLTWDSKDIGKGSKSWDGTGANIFKEFVHKMGKNYEEYADRVSGGKYGYIPTVSIDGVTVGSPAARAIIDLQNVLYNEAVNLHNAWAGWRPESNPYRWLYDMLMDGFQTSFSIQHDQIAFSGDTGKPGSGTYTYALPGFENTVRIYGTDYGPPNEASTWKLIGEEAVKKWQTGINNWLGNAAEHAIVAIQDAMGNAADALKKINLQGAGGISLSTIADKEAMKKEKNDAKAAQDDLLNKQNKAQEDLLNKQRDEQNKAAKAQDELLKAQKAAQDEAARAQKAAQDEAARAQKAAQDSAARAQKEQEEAQEKAQAQAAAAQKEQQDEAARAQKAAQDSAARAQKEQEEAQEKAQAQAAAAQKEQQDEAARAQKAAQADSTAAQAKAQAQNEADRAQAEADRQQQRADQKKAQAEALARQDKASADAEAARNKAQAQNEADRAQAKNDAAAQAAAATRLAEQQQAEAKKDRAEQKAQEKKASADAEAAQKKAEAQNEADRAQAEADRQQQQADQKRAEAEALARQDKASADAEAAQKKAEAQNEADRAQAEADRQQQQADQKRAEAEALARQDKASADAEAAQKKAQAQADQARQEALRNSSEASADAEQAKADAKADLQHQFDDARSDRDAAEQAADRKEADAKREFEQHKAEAEAQRDQAEQQADRARAEARHEIERQVASGQLSPEQGQQELHQRLDQINAAEQDAKAHADAAEAEAKEEYDHQRAQAEADRNEARANAEQARRDARAAYDQRMGDIRADYDRAHGDGKNIEDLIRQRIADLPQSPGVPSQHAGANSPYAASFSDNLYNQDDLAHALGGEGADGSGISGQPGSQGASPGMFPPPMRGMGGGESGSSSGERTRNVLETGVTRPSRGISPAPTVEEEEHQIAPRGVQTTSNNAPFMPPMGGMPGGGEQQTQSGDRVRNAWLTEDEDVWGAEGGGAPQALGR; encoded by the coding sequence ATGGCCACTAACAACGACGATAACTGGAAACACGCAGTCGACATGCTCACCGGTTATGTTCTGCCGGAGCAGGAGACGGTCATCACGGCCCTTACGGGGAACGAGGGCATCCCCCTGATGCATGTACGGCTGGAGAGGATCCAGAATTCTAAAGCCTACCCGGAATTCATTAGCCTGGGGGGGTGGCGGAAAAGCAATACGGACTTTGTGTTTCCGTACTTTCGGCATGACGAGGATGGCCAGCGCGACGTCAGTGTGAATCAGGACTGGGTCAGCCACTACATCGCGAACATAACCTTTCTCGGCAGGTCGGGCGGGGCGGATTCTATTCCGAGCGGTAGCGACTCATACCTACTTGAACAACACACCTCCGGCGTACTGCAGAAGGAGGGGATGTGGAATCACCCGGGAGAGGGCGGCACCTACGTCAGCTATGACACCACGGCTCTAGAGCGGTATGTCAATGGCTCATATTGGGCGCTGCATAAGCTCGTATTCCCTGAGTACAGTACTCAGGGTTATGAGGACCGCGGCATCGCGGTGCCCGACGATGGTTATGTCGACCTCCGTTCCTTCACGGAGGTGGCCATGGCGTTCGATCGTGCTGCGAAGTTCATGGTGGAGGCTGCGGACGCCATGCTGACCTGGGACTCTAAGGACATCGGGAAAGGCAGTAAGTCCTGGGACGGCACTGGAGCAAACATATTCAAAGAGTTCGTGCACAAAATGGGAAAGAATTACGAGGAGTATGCCGACCGGGTCTCGGGTGGTAAGTATGGCTATATTCCGACCGTTTCTATCGACGGCGTGACGGTCGGTTCCCCGGCAGCTCGTGCGATCATCGATCTCCAAAATGTCCTCTACAATGAGGCGGTAAACCTTCACAACGCATGGGCAGGCTGGAGGCCGGAGAGCAACCCGTATCGCTGGCTGTACGACATGCTGATGGACGGCTTTCAAACGTCGTTCTCCATCCAGCACGATCAGATTGCTTTTTCGGGAGACACGGGCAAGCCGGGCAGCGGCACGTATACCTACGCATTGCCCGGCTTTGAGAACACCGTCAGGATCTATGGAACCGATTACGGTCCGCCCAATGAAGCCAGTACTTGGAAATTGATCGGCGAGGAAGCCGTAAAAAAATGGCAGACCGGCATAAACAACTGGCTCGGCAACGCAGCTGAACATGCCATCGTGGCTATCCAGGACGCGATGGGTAACGCGGCAGATGCTCTTAAAAAGATTAATTTGCAGGGTGCGGGTGGCATATCGCTTTCAACAATTGCGGACAAGGAGGCGATGAAGAAGGAAAAGAATGACGCCAAGGCCGCGCAAGACGACCTCCTGAACAAGCAGAATAAGGCGCAAGAAGACCTTCTGAACAAGCAGAGGGACGAGCAGAACAAGGCTGCGAAGGCGCAGGACGAGCTTTTGAAGGCGCAGAAGGCGGCGCAGGACGAGGCGGCGAGGGCGCAGAAGGCGGCGCAGGACGAGGCGGCGAGGGCGCAGAAGGCCGCGCAGGACTCGGCGGCGAGGGCGCAGAAGGAGCAGGAGGAGGCGCAGGAGAAGGCGCAGGCGCAGGCCGCGGCGGCGCAGAAGGAGCAGCAGGACGAGGCGGCGAGGGCGCAGAAGGCCGCGCAGGACTCGGCGGCGAGGGCGCAGAAGGAGCAGGAGGAGGCGCAGGAGAAGGCGCAGGCGCAGGCCGCGGCGGCGCAGAAGGAGCAGCAGGACGAGGCGGCGAGGGCGCAGAAGGCCGCGCAGGCGGACTCCACCGCGGCTCAGGCGAAGGCGCAGGCGCAGAACGAGGCGGATCGCGCGCAGGCTGAGGCGGATCGTCAGCAGCAGCGGGCGGATCAGAAGAAGGCTCAGGCCGAGGCCCTAGCGCGGCAGGACAAGGCTTCGGCGGACGCCGAGGCGGCGCGGAACAAGGCGCAGGCCCAGAACGAGGCGGATCGCGCGCAGGCCAAGAACGACGCGGCTGCCCAGGCCGCCGCAGCCACCAGGCTCGCCGAGCAGCAGCAAGCTGAGGCCAAGAAGGACCGCGCCGAGCAGAAGGCGCAGGAGAAGAAGGCTTCGGCGGACGCTGAGGCGGCGCAGAAGAAGGCGGAGGCGCAGAACGAGGCGGATCGCGCGCAGGCTGAGGCGGATCGTCAGCAGCAGCAGGCGGATCAGAAGAGGGCTGAGGCCGAGGCCCTAGCGCGGCAGGACAAGGCTTCGGCGGACGCCGAGGCGGCGCAGAAGAAGGCGGAGGCGCAGAACGAGGCGGATCGCGCGCAGGCTGAGGCGGATCGTCAGCAGCAGCAGGCGGATCAGAAGAGGGCTGAGGCCGAGGCCCTAGCGCGGCAGGACAAGGCTTCGGCGGACGCCGAGGCGGCGCAGAAGAAGGCGCAGGCGCAGGCCGATCAGGCCCGGCAGGAGGCCTTGCGGAACAGCTCGGAAGCCTCGGCCGATGCGGAGCAGGCCAAGGCCGATGCGAAGGCCGACCTCCAGCATCAGTTCGACGATGCCCGGTCGGACCGTGACGCGGCCGAGCAGGCGGCCGATCGCAAGGAAGCCGACGCCAAGAGGGAGTTCGAGCAGCACAAGGCGGAGGCCGAGGCGCAGCGGGACCAGGCCGAGCAGCAGGCCGACAGGGCCCGGGCGGAGGCCAGGCACGAGATCGAACGACAGGTGGCTTCCGGTCAGCTCAGTCCGGAGCAGGGGCAGCAGGAGTTGCACCAGCGGCTCGATCAGATCAACGCGGCCGAGCAGGATGCCAAGGCCCACGCTGACGCCGCGGAGGCCGAGGCTAAGGAGGAGTACGACCACCAGAGGGCACAGGCCGAGGCCGACCGGAATGAAGCCCGCGCCAACGCGGAGCAGGCGCGCAGAGACGCCAGGGCGGCATACGACCAGCGGATGGGTGACATTCGGGCCGACTACGACCGCGCCCACGGTGATGGCAAGAACATCGAGGACCTGATCCGCCAGCGCATCGCGGACCTTCCGCAGTCCCCGGGTGTCCCGTCGCAGCACGCCGGCGCCAACTCGCCGTACGCGGCCAGCTTCAGCGACAACCTCTACAACCAGGACGACTTGGCGCATGCGTTGGGCGGTGAAGGAGCCGATGGGTCAGGCATCAGTGGCCAGCCCGGTTCCCAGGGAGCATCACCCGGGATGTTCCCGCCCCCGATGCGGGGCATGGGCGGCGGTGAGTCCGGCAGTTCTTCGGGCGAGCGGACCCGAAACGTCCTGGAGACCGGTGTCACCCGGCCGAGCCGGGGGATCAGCCCGGCGCCGACTGTGGAGGAAGAGGAACATCAAATCGCCCCCAGGGGCGTGCAGACCACCAGCAACAACGCCCCGTTCATGCCTCCGATGGGCGGTATGCCCGGAGGAGGGGAGCAGCAGACCCAAAGCGGCGACCGGGTGCGGAACGCCTGGCTGACCGAGGACGAGGACGTCTGGGGAGCTGAAGGGGGCGGAGCCCCACAGGCTTTGGGCCGATAA
- a CDS encoding YbaB/EbfC family nucleoid-associated protein — protein sequence MDGSMEDRVAQAMAHLKATEEAVEKAEAELSQASETARSADKSVQVVVGAKGELAGLEFLGGKYKNMTAAQLSAAVLEAANKARAEMARRVVGVVDPIIKQVPGGGTSERMGVDWDKIFGSILSDSAEAHKPTAMSRLRDEIHEDDEEQTAAPAENGTAARKRAGA from the coding sequence TTGGACGGATCGATGGAAGACCGGGTGGCGCAGGCGATGGCTCACCTGAAGGCGACCGAAGAAGCCGTGGAAAAGGCGGAGGCGGAACTGAGTCAAGCATCGGAAACGGCCCGCTCGGCGGACAAGTCGGTTCAGGTCGTGGTCGGTGCGAAGGGCGAGCTCGCCGGACTGGAGTTCCTCGGCGGCAAGTACAAGAACATGACGGCCGCGCAGTTGTCGGCCGCAGTGCTCGAGGCCGCGAACAAGGCCCGTGCCGAGATGGCGCGTCGGGTGGTCGGCGTGGTGGATCCGATCATCAAACAGGTACCCGGCGGCGGCACTTCGGAGCGCATGGGTGTCGACTGGGACAAGATCTTCGGGTCGATACTCAGTGACTCTGCCGAGGCCCACAAGCCCACAGCCATGAGCCGGCTCCGTGACGAGATCCATGAAGACGACGAAGAACAGACCGCCGCGCCCGCCGAGAACGGAACGGCTGCCAGGAAGCGGGCGGGTGCATAG